From the Haladaptatus sp. DJG-WS-42 genome, the window CTGCGAGCATCTCACCGGCGAGACGGCGGTCTTCACCGGGACTCCCCCCGCGTCCGCACGTCCCCGCGATGGGGTTGCTCACGACGGTGTCGCCACTCACAGAGACGAGGGTTTCTGGACTCGCGCCGACGATGCTCAGGTCGTCTACGCGCAGGAGGTACATGTACGGCGACGGGTTAACCTCCCGCAACGAGGCGTAGAGCGTCTTCGGGTCGAAGTCGCCTTCGAGTTCGCGCTTGCGCGAGATGACGCCTTGGTAGATGTCGCCGTCTAAGACGCGCTCTTTTGCTGTTCTCACGGCGGCCTCGTACTCGTCGCGCGGGCCAGCATGCGCTGCAGTACAAGCGAACGTCCCGGGTTCGACTGGCGTGGCGTCTTGCAGACGCGTTTCGACTGCATCTGCTTCGGCGGTAAGCGCGTCGTAGAGGTCACCGGCGTCGGTGTCGGGGGTGACGACGGGCGTGAACACGAGCGACACCGACTCGTCTGCGTGGTCGAACACGACCGTTTTCGTCGTCAAGACGAACTGTGCGTCGGGAAGCGAACTCTCCGGGCGGGAGACGCCGACCTCGTCCAACCAGAGGTCATACACCGCATCGTACGATAGGAAACCGACGAGTCCGCCCTGTAGGTGTTGGCGGCCCGCTTTCGGGAAGCCCTTGAGCGGGAGGTTTGGAAGCGTCTCGCGCAGCGAGTCGAGGACGTCGCCCTCACCGGGGTCTGCGAGGGTTGCGAGCGCGTTTTCGAACTGTTCAACCTCCGCTCCGTCCGGGCCAATCGACACGACGCCGTCGGGGTCGTAGCCGACGAACGAATAGCGCGCGTGGCGGTCGCTCGTCTCCGGGGAGAACGCCCCGGCTGGGTCGCTTGAGGCGACCTTTTCTGCGCTTTCGAGCAGGAACGAATGCGAACCGTCTGCGAGTTCCGTGTAGGCCGCGAGCGGGTCGAGCGAACAATCGAGTGAAACAGCCAGCCGAAGAACTGCCGGGCGGTCGTCTGCGGCGAGCGCGACGAACTCCTCGCGGGTGAGCGAGTGTGACGTCATTGAACGGTCACCTCCCGTTGGGTCGCGCGGACGAACGCATGCAGCTTCTCGTGGTCTTTCACGCCGCCTGTTTTCTCGACGCCGCTCGCCACATCGACGGCGAAGGGGTGAACCTCGTCGATTGCGCGGGCAACGTTGTCGGGCGAGAGGCCACCAGCGAGGATGACCGGCGCGTCGATGTCCGCAACGAGTTCGCTCGTCCGACTCCAGTCTACGGTGGTTCCTGTACCGCCAGCGCCAGCGGCATCGACCGAATCGACGAGGAGGGCGTCTGCAACGGCGGCGTACTCTGGCACGCGCGCGTCGTCTGCTTCGACGCGCTGGATGACCGTGACGTTGGTCTGGTCGCGGATTTCGCAGACAGCGCTTGGCGAGAGCATGGTATGAAGTTGTACTGCGTCGGGTTCGACACGCTCTATGAGCGTACAGACTCGTTCGACGGAGTCAGCCATGGTGACGAGCACGCTCGTAACGAACGGTGGCGTGGCGGCCGCGAGTTCACGGGCTTCAGTGGTCGAAACTTCGCGCGGCGTTTCGACCGGCACGTCGGAGATGAAGCCAACGGCGTCTGCGCCAACCGCGACGGCGGCGCGGAGGTCGGCTTCGTTCGTGAGCCCGCAGATTTTCACCCGCGTCATGCCACCACGGTCTGTCGCAGTACGTTCAGTTTTTCGAGCGCGGCACCCGAGTCGATGGACTCACGGGCGAGGGCCACGCCGTCTTTGAGGGTTTCTGCTGCGCCAGCGATGTAGATGGCAGCGCCGGCGTTTGCGAGAATGATGTCGCGTTTCGCGCCAGTGAGCTCGCCAGAGACGATGGCTTCGAAGTCCTCTGCGTTTGCTTCGGGGGTGCCCCCTGCGACGGCTTCAATTGGATGGGAGTCAAGGCCGAGGGCTGCGGGCGTGAGCGTGTACTCCTCGATGTCCGTGCCCGTGACTTCGGCGACGACGGTTTCGCCGTGGATGGCGATTTCGTCGAGGCCGGAGCCGTGGACGACGAGAGCGCGTTCGACGTTCATGCGCGAGAGGGCGCGCGCGATGACGGGAACGAGATCGGGGTCGTAGACGCCGATGACCTGTGCGTCAGCCCCGGCGGGGTTGGTGAGCGGGCCGAGCACGTTGAAGATGGTGCGCATCCCGAGTTCCCGGCGCGGGCCGATGACGGCCTTCATCGCCGGGTGGAACACCGGCGCGAGCATGAAGCCAATTCCGTTTTCTTCGATGGCTTTCTCGACATCCGCCGGTTCCGCTTCGACGTTCACGCCAAGAGTTTCGAGCACGTCTGCACTCCCCGACGACGAGGAGACCGAGTAGTTGCCGTGCTTTGCGATGGCGACACCAGCGCCCGAGGCCACGACCGCGCTCGTCGTGGAGACGTTGATGGTGTTGTAGTCGTCGCCGCCAGTGCCGCAGGTGTCAACGAGCGGCTTGCCGTTTCGCGCGGGGTCGATGGTCAACGCGGCGTCTCGCATCCCCTGTGCGAAGCCCGCGATTTCGTCTTCGGTCTCGCCCTTGGCTCGGAGCGCGGCAAGCAGTGCGCCCATCTGCGCCTCCGTCGCGTCGGTAAAGATGGCCGTCGCCGCCGCTCTCGCCTGTTCGATGGTCAAATCCTCGCCCTCCGTCACACGCTCGATAAATTCCCTCATTATATCACCAATGTACTTCTTTGTCTTGCAATGTACAAATTCGTACATCCACTTAACAGTGTCGCCGTTTTCGAGCGAGCGGGTTGCATGCAAGTGATTGGAGAAGCGCCCCGTCGAGGCGGCCAAAACCCGTTGGTTCACCGTGTGGGAGAAAAACGCACTCCGGCGGCGGTGTATTCGCTCCCGATTCGAAACCTTCAATTACCCCGGCGGGTTACGAAGGAATGCAGACAGAAGCACACCAGCAAGGGTTCGTGGTCTAGGCTGGTTATGACACCTCCTTGACATGGAGGAGATCGGCAGTTCAAATCTGCCCGAACCCACTACTTCCTGTCGCGAACAAATTCGTGAGCGACAGGTGTTCTGACGTGAGGGAGATTTGAACTCGGGAGCGACTGGAAGGAGCGACCAACGTTCAAATCAGCCCAGCCAAAGAACAGACAGGAAACGAATTTTACGCAGGACGAGCGGTTGTTGTTGCAGAGTTATCCTCGGCATCGCTGTGGGTGGCAGTGACGACGGTTGGGAGTTGTGACTGCATCGTAATCAGAAGTTCATAGGTGTCTGTCCCAGTCGAATCAGGACAGGTAGAACGCACCCGCGTGACGCCAACTCGAGTGGTCAGCGCATCGGCTTGCGTGTCGTACTCGATTGAGCGGAGGCGAGTTTCATAACAGGAGTTCCCGCCCCACAGCGTTCCGGTGATTCGTATTTGCTGCTCCGTGGGGACGAACACAATCGTTGGAAAAACTGGCTCGTCTGCGCCTTCTGCGACGATGGTAAAGTCAACAGATTCGACCTGTGCTGGGAGTGCTATCGAAGACGGCGACTCGGTGAGGGTCGCAACACACCCTGCGCTTCCCACCACCCAAACACTGGTTAACCCGAGAAACGCTCGGCGGTTCACACAGAACAGTCAGTGAACAGTAATCAAAACTGTTTGCTAAATTCAAAGACGTATTTGAGTCATACCCAGTCAAACGGGAGCACCCGTCAGGGACTCCCAGTAACCAAGAAAAACTAACAGCCCACGCTCAGCCCTCGCTCTGTCCACCGGGCATCAACTGACGAAACAGCGGAAGGAACACCGGAAAGAGCAGCGTTCCAACCCCAATAAACACGAAAACGGCCACGTCGCTCGGCACGCCAAGCTCGTGGAGAACCACCGTAATGGCGAGCACCACGGCGACGTACCCCCAGAACGCGATGGCAACACGGCCAAACCCAAACGTTGGGGAGGGAACATCGAACATCTTGGTAGCGGAATTGACACGATGGGTGAAGTGTTTTTGGGTGGCTTCGAGACGGCCGAAATCACCACCCGCGAATTTCACTTTCACTCCGCTCTAGGCGCACGAATAACCCCGTCTCTCGCGTACCAGATAGGTGGAGGAAAACGTACCATGAGCAAGACCCAAGCGAGCCACATTTCAGCACTCACCCACGTCTCGTTAGTCGTCGAAGACCAGCAAGCCGCCCTCGACTTTTACACCGAGAAACTCGGCTTCGAGAAGCAGATGGACATGCCGATGGAAGAAGGCAGCGACGACCGGTGGATTACCATTGGCGTCCCCGGTCAAGACGTCGAAATCGCGCTGCAAGCCGTTGGCTGGTTCGACGGCCGTGACGAAGAAAAACTCCGCCCGCTCGTTGGCAACAACGCGATGCTGGCGTTCGCGGTCGATGACTGCCACGCGGCCTATGAAGCCCTGAAAGACCGCGGTGTCGAGTTCGTCTCAGAGCCAAACGAGCAAGACTACGGCACGGAAGCCATCGCCAGCGACATGGAGGGCAACGAACTGTTGTTCCTCCAGCCGTCCGCAGACGGTAGCATGTAAGCGCCCGGAAATGCAGCCAGAACACACTGCAGTCTCGACAAGAAAGCCACCTTAATGATTCACGAACACGTTTTTGTCGCCCTTGAAATCGAACGAAACAGACTGGCCGATGCGGACAGTATCGAAGTCGAAAGCACCGACGCGATAGACGCACAGACCCGCTAAAACGTTCGGGAAAAGGTATTTACCCACAACAGGTATTATCAATATATTAAAATCTATGGAGGGGAATTCGCACTCGCGAGAAGGGGCACCAGCGAACATCCTTGGCCGAATTTCTGACGGCGTTTTCGGAGTGGATACCAAGTGGCGAGTAACCTACGCGAACGACCGAGGGCGAGAGATACTCAGCGAGGTAGTCGGTGGTTCGCTGTCGACAGCGGAGCTCATCGGAACGAACGTTTGGGAGGAGATCCCGGACGCGGAAGAACGCACGTTTTACGAGGAGTACCAACACGCCATGGAGCTCCAGGAACCAGTCACCTTCCAAGGCTACTTTGGCCCGCTCCAACAGTGGTTCAGAGTGCGGGTTTACCCCTCTGAGACGGGTGTGACGGTGACGTTCCAAGAGCTTACCCAAGACCCGCAAACGGACGAGACGCTCGAAACGCGCGAGGAAGTGCTCCGTGAGATGTACGACTCGATAGTTAACCAGGAGCTCTCGTTCGAAGAGCGGGTCGATGAGCTGTTGCGCATCGGGCAGTCTGTTATCGGAACGTCGTTTGGAACGCTTTCGCGGATTTACGGCGACGAGTACCTGTTTGAGGTGGTGCGAGCGCCGGACGAGGCGATTCAAGTCGGCGACGTGGTCGACCTAGAGGCGACAAACTGTGAGTATGCGGTCGTGTCAAAACAGACGCTTTCGTTGGGAGACGTCGCCGAAGAATCGCCAGAGTTCACCGAGCGAGCCGGCTACACCGAATGGGGGATTCAGTGTTATCTCGGCACGCCCATCATCGTCGATGGAGAAACGTACGGCACATTCTGTTTCTACGACACCGAACCGCGCGCTGAGCCGTTTACCAACTGGGAGGTGACGCTCGTCGAACTGATGGGAAAGTGGGTCGAGACTGCGTTGGAGCAACAACTGGCCAACGAACGATTGGAGCAGCACAACGAGCGGCTTGAGCAGTTCGCGTCCATCGTCTCACACGACCTCAAGAATCCACTGATGGTCGCCACTGCGTGGACGAAGATGGCGAGAACAGAGCACGACTTCGAGCGCCTTGATAAAGTCGAAAAAGCCCACGAACGGATGGAGACGCTTATCTCTGACATCCTGTCGCTGACTCGCGCAGGCCAGCAGATGGACACCCTCGCCTTGTGTGACGTAGAGCGTCTCAGCCGCCAGGCGTGGGCGCTCGTACCAACCGCGGACGCCGAACTCACCATCGAAGACGAGTTCACTATTCCAGCAGCCGAAACCCGGCTACAACAGCTGCTAGAGAACCTGTTTCGGAACGCGGTGACTCACGGCGGCGGTGCGGTTACCATCCGAGTCGGAGAGCTGCCGGACGGGTTTTTCGTCGAGGACACCGGCTCAGGTATCGACCCTGCTGAACTCGACTCGGTGTTCGAGTTTGGCTACTCAACGTCAGCAGAGGGAACCGGGCAGGGGTTGAATATCGTCGAACGAGTTGCCGAGGCGCACGGCTGGGCTGTGGCGGTAACGACTGGAACAGACGGCGGAGCACGCTTCGAGTTTGGGAACGTCCAGTAAGACGGTTTTCGGTGGCTGAATAGACAAAATGGACCGCGGCGACAAGCGGACACGAACGCGTGTCCGAACCCGTTTGCTTACATCTCGTGGTGGACTGGGAACGCAATCTCCACGGTTGCCTTGTAGTTCACAATCTCCCCATTTTCGACGGTGGCCGTCCAGTCTTCGACCTCGACGCCGTGGATGTCATCGACCGACGCAGCGGCCTGTTTGACGGCTTCTTTGACGGCGGCTTCCCACGATTCGCTCGATGTGCCGAGCACTTTGATGATTTTTACAGCGGTCATCGCCCGTTCTAGTTCGACCGAAACGGAGATAAAATGTGTTACGAACAATTGATAAATCGGGCGTCAGTACGGTCGTCGCAGTCTCAGAAAGTGAGATTCAACAACAAGCGTTCATCAGTCGATGACCTATTTTATAGTATGAACGCACGACAATCGACCTCGACACGCCGACGCTACCTTAAAGCGGCCGGTGCGGTCGTCACTGTTGGCCTCGCAGGTTGCGTTTCGACACCCGGCGAAAGCGGAGAAACCACGACCACGGATGCAACCGGCGACGATCCCGGCGATGACCACATGGACGACGACCACATGGGTGATGAGCACATGGACGACGACCATATGGATGGCGAAGGCGACGAGGATACGCACGCCCACGACGACTTCCAGATTGGTGAGCCAATAGCGAGTGCAACCGTCGAAATGGTTCAAGACAACGGCTATCACTTCCTTCCGCACGTCGTCCACATCGTCTCCGGTGGAACGGTGACGTGGGAGCAGGTCAACAACGTTCACGACACGGTGGCGTACCATCCGGACAACGGCAAGCCAGCGCGAATCCCGGAGGGGGCTGCTCCGTGGCGAAGCCCACTCATGAGCGAGCGCGGTGACACGTTCGAAGTGACCTTCGAGCAAGAAGGCGTCTACGACTACTTCTGCTCACCGCACGAAGTGTTCGGAATGGTTGGGCGTGTCGTCGTAGGCATGCCCGACCTCGACGCTGAGCCGGCGATGGAACCGCCACAGGACGAACTTCCGGCAGCCGCCCGCGAGGAGTTCGAACGCTACAACGAACTGACCCGCGAGGCGTTCGACCAGCACGAATAACGCACACCACTCTTACGCGATGGTGTAGCGGTCGAAGCGACGAACCGCGCTTTTGTACCCAAAGGCGGCGAGCATCGAGATCGCGAGAAGCGTGCCAGCATAGCCGCCCGACTGTATCGCAATGAGCGACGTTGCGTCGATTGCGCGAGAGGGCATTTGCGATACAACACCGTAATACAGGCATCCACTTGACAGTATTTAGTGAGCTATCAACTTCACTACACCCTTATACCCGACTCGCACAACTCACGTAGGTGTATGAGTCGAGACCACCCGCTCGCCACGGTTGAAGCCCTGTCGCTCATCGCGCTCGGTGGGTTCGCCGGGGCAACCCTTCGCTACGCGACGAGTACGGTGCTCCCGGGGCTTTCGGGAACCCTCGTCGTGAACGTCGTGGGGAGTCTGTTGCTCGGTTTTTTCGTCTACGAACAGCGGTTTCTCGGTGTCTTTTCTGGGCCGATGCGCCTCGCTATCACGACCGGGTTTCTCTCCTCGCTCACGACGTACTCGACGTTCGCAGTGCAGACGGCGCTATCGCCCGAACTCGCGCTCCTAAACGTCGTGGCAAACTACGCGCTTGGCTTTACCGCGGTGTTCGTCGGACGACTGCTCGCAAAATCACTGCCCGGCGCGAGTGTCGGGACGCCGGAGGTCGAGTCGTGAACCCGGCCTACCTCGTCGGGATTGGCGGCGCGCTCGGGGCGATGGCGCGCTATCTCGTTTCTGGGCGCGTTCCCGAGGGCCGACTTCCCTACGGTACGCTCACGGTGAACGTCATCGGGAGCTTCGTCCTCGGGGCGCTCACGTTTCTCGGCGTTTCTGACGACGTGATGCTTCTCGTCGGAACCGGCGCGTGTGGCGCGTTTACGACGTTTTCCTCGTTCTCGGTCGAAACCAGTCTGCTCTGGGAGCGTGGTCACCGGACGCGGGCAGCGCTGAACGCGGGCGGAAATCTGCTCGCCTGTCTCGCGGCGATTGGGCTTGGCTGGCTCGTCGTCTCACTTCTCTGAGCCGCCGTCGAAGCGTTTTTTGAGCGATTCGTGCGCCCCGATAACCATCGCGGGGACGACGAACATGAAGATATGTTCTTCTATCGGGATGCCGAGCAGGTCAATGCCCGTTCTGAGCGGAATCGAGAAAACGCCCACAGTGAGCGTATACCAGTCCCAGACGTACGCAAACGGGTAGAGCACGACGATGGTTCGCGCGGCGGCGCGCCACGCATTCGAGTACCAGAGGAGTGTAAGTGCGACGGCACCCCAGAGCAGTTCTGTGAGAAGATATGTGTACGGTCCGAACACCCCAATGTT encodes:
- a CDS encoding lycopene cyclase domain-containing protein — encoded protein: MMPNIGVFGPYTYLLTELLWGAVALTLLWYSNAWRAAARTIVVLYPFAYVWDWYTLTVGVFSIPLRTGIDLLGIPIEEHIFMFVVPAMVIGAHESLKKRFDGGSEK
- the crcB gene encoding fluoride efflux transporter CrcB, with product MNPAYLVGIGGALGAMARYLVSGRVPEGRLPYGTLTVNVIGSFVLGALTFLGVSDDVMLLVGTGACGAFTTFSSFSVETSLLWERGHRTRAALNAGGNLLACLAAIGLGWLVVSLL
- a CDS encoding phosphoribosylanthranilate isomerase; translated protein: MTRVKICGLTNEADLRAAVAVGADAVGFISDVPVETPREVSTTEARELAAATPPFVTSVLVTMADSVERVCTLIERVEPDAVQLHTMLSPSAVCEIRDQTNVTVIQRVEADDARVPEYAAVADALLVDSVDAAGAGGTGTTVDWSRTSELVADIDAPVILAGGLSPDNVARAIDEVHPFAVDVASGVEKTGGVKDHEKLHAFVRATQREVTVQ
- the trpE gene encoding anthranilate synthase component I, which translates into the protein MTSHSLTREEFVALAADDRPAVLRLAVSLDCSLDPLAAYTELADGSHSFLLESAEKVASSDPAGAFSPETSDRHARYSFVGYDPDGVVSIGPDGAEVEQFENALATLADPGEGDVLDSLRETLPNLPLKGFPKAGRQHLQGGLVGFLSYDAVYDLWLDEVGVSRPESSLPDAQFVLTTKTVVFDHADESVSLVFTPVVTPDTDAGDLYDALTAEADAVETRLQDATPVEPGTFACTAAHAGPRDEYEAAVRTAKERVLDGDIYQGVISRKRELEGDFDPKTLYASLREVNPSPYMYLLRVDDLSIVGASPETLVSVSGDTVVSNPIAGTCGRGGSPGEDRRLAGEMLADDKERAEHTMLVDLARNDVRRVAQAGSVRVEEFMNVLKYSHVQHIESTVTGTLAPEYDAFDATRASFPAGTLSGAPKVRAMEIIHELEAGPRGLYGGGVGYYSWTGDTDFAIVIRTATIEHGDPDRLTIQAGAGIVADSDPASEYEETEKKMGGVLAAIERLEPAEVRP
- the trpD gene encoding anthranilate phosphoribosyltransferase, which gives rise to MREFIERVTEGEDLTIEQARAAATAIFTDATEAQMGALLAALRAKGETEDEIAGFAQGMRDAALTIDPARNGKPLVDTCGTGGDDYNTINVSTTSAVVASGAGVAIAKHGNYSVSSSSGSADVLETLGVNVEAEPADVEKAIEENGIGFMLAPVFHPAMKAVIGPRRELGMRTIFNVLGPLTNPAGADAQVIGVYDPDLVPVIARALSRMNVERALVVHGSGLDEIAIHGETVVAEVTGTDIEEYTLTPAALGLDSHPIEAVAGGTPEANAEDFEAIVSGELTGAKRDIILANAGAAIYIAGAAETLKDGVALARESIDSGAALEKLNVLRQTVVA
- a CDS encoding dodecin family protein, with product MTAVKIIKVLGTSSESWEAAVKEAVKQAAASVDDIHGVEVEDWTATVENGEIVNYKATVEIAFPVHHEM
- the crcB gene encoding fluoride efflux transporter CrcB; the encoded protein is MSRDHPLATVEALSLIALGGFAGATLRYATSTVLPGLSGTLVVNVVGSLLLGFFVYEQRFLGVFSGPMRLAITTGFLSSLTTYSTFAVQTALSPELALLNVVANYALGFTAVFVGRLLAKSLPGASVGTPEVES
- a CDS encoding ATP-binding protein, which gives rise to MDTKWRVTYANDRGREILSEVVGGSLSTAELIGTNVWEEIPDAEERTFYEEYQHAMELQEPVTFQGYFGPLQQWFRVRVYPSETGVTVTFQELTQDPQTDETLETREEVLREMYDSIVNQELSFEERVDELLRIGQSVIGTSFGTLSRIYGDEYLFEVVRAPDEAIQVGDVVDLEATNCEYAVVSKQTLSLGDVAEESPEFTERAGYTEWGIQCYLGTPIIVDGETYGTFCFYDTEPRAEPFTNWEVTLVELMGKWVETALEQQLANERLEQHNERLEQFASIVSHDLKNPLMVATAWTKMARTEHDFERLDKVEKAHERMETLISDILSLTRAGQQMDTLALCDVERLSRQAWALVPTADAELTIEDEFTIPAAETRLQQLLENLFRNAVTHGGGAVTIRVGELPDGFFVEDTGSGIDPAELDSVFEFGYSTSAEGTGQGLNIVERVAEAHGWAVAVTTGTDGGARFEFGNVQ
- a CDS encoding plastocyanin/azurin family copper-binding protein, whose amino-acid sequence is MNARQSTSTRRRYLKAAGAVVTVGLAGCVSTPGESGETTTTDATGDDPGDDHMDDDHMGDEHMDDDHMDGEGDEDTHAHDDFQIGEPIASATVEMVQDNGYHFLPHVVHIVSGGTVTWEQVNNVHDTVAYHPDNGKPARIPEGAAPWRSPLMSERGDTFEVTFEQEGVYDYFCSPHEVFGMVGRVVVGMPDLDAEPAMEPPQDELPAAAREEFERYNELTREAFDQHE
- a CDS encoding VOC family protein; this translates as MSKTQASHISALTHVSLVVEDQQAALDFYTEKLGFEKQMDMPMEEGSDDRWITIGVPGQDVEIALQAVGWFDGRDEEKLRPLVGNNAMLAFAVDDCHAAYEALKDRGVEFVSEPNEQDYGTEAIASDMEGNELLFLQPSADGSM